The following is a genomic window from Bordetella sp. H567.
CTTCACGCTGGACGACGCGCCCATGACGGGCGGCGGCAGCGACGCCAACTTCACCTCCGCGATGGGCGTACCCACCCTGGACGGCCTGGGCGCGGACGGCGACGGCGCGCACACCCTGCACGAACACATCCTGGTCAGCACGCTGGCGGCGCGGGCGAAATTCTGGCATCTGCTGCTGAAGGACCTGGAATAGCAGGGCCAGGCCAGGAAGCCCATTAGTTTCCCTAATGCGGACATGAAATATCGTCGCTGTAAAAACCAGCGGCGCGTCGCTACTATTTTGAGATTACATAGGGGCGAGCGCGGTATCCGGCCACGATAGCCGGCGGCCGCTCGATGAGAATTGCAGATAGCAGGCGGCCTGCGTGGGCCGCCCGCCAGGCGCGCCGTGGTGCTCCCCCCACAAGAGTTTTTCTCAACGATGGTAGGAGACAACCATGCTATTTCTGGTCATCAGCACGCCGCGCCCCGAGCGCCCCACCACCCTGATCGATTCGCGCAGCCGCTACTGGGACTGGATGCGTCCGCTGCTGAACTCCGGCCTGGCGCGATCCGTGCACGCGCGCGTCGGGCGCGGTGCCGTCGCGCTGTTCGATGTCGATTCCAACACCACGCTGCACCGCCTGATGAACGAATGGTCGGACATCATTCCGGCGCATTTCGAGGTGTACCCGCTGCTGGATGAAGATACGGCCAAGGCCTACCTCGCGACCCAAACGCCAAGCACCGGGGATGCGCGATGATGCCGGCCCGCCTGTCCTGTCTGGAGGGGCGCGGTGTTATGCAACGAGCCGCCGGTCCGCAGGAAGTCGACGGCCTGAAGGGAAGCGGCACCAAGGGAAACGCCCCCAAGGAAAGCGTCTTGAAGGAAGGCGTGCTGAAGGCCGCCGCGCGCACCCTTCTGGCCGCGGCCCTGGCGCTGTGCGCGGTGGGCGGTGCGCGCGCCGAAACCTTTCCCGACAAGCCCGTGCGCATGATCGTGGCCTTTCCGGCCGGCGGCGGCACCGACATCGTCGCCCGCCTGATCGCCGAACGGCTCACCGCGTTGTGGCACCAGCAGGTGATCGTCGATAACCGTGGCGGCGCGGGCGGCGTGATCGGCACCGAGGCGGCGGCGCGCTCGGCACCGGACGGCTACACCATCCTGATGGCGACGCTGGGCAATCTGTCGATCAATCCCCACCTGTACAAGATGAGCATCGATCCCACCAAGGATCTGGCGCCGATCTCCAACGTGGTGGATGTGAACTTCGTGCTGGTCGTGAACCCCAAGGTGCCCGCCCGGAACGTCAAGGAGCTGATCGAGCTGGCCAGGAAGCAGCCGGGGCAGATCAACTTCTCGTCGTCCGGCGTGGGCGGCGCGCCGCACCTGGCGGGTGAGCTTTTCAACCAGATGGCGGGGGTCAAGCTGGCGCACATTCCTTACAAGGGAAGCGCGCCCAGCTTCACGGACCTGATCGGCGGCCAGGTATCGGTCACCTTCGACAGCCTGGTGCAGGCGCTGCCCTATATCCAGGCCGGCAAGCTGCGGGCGCTGGCGGTACTGGGCGATAAACGGTCCGACCTGTTGCCCGATGTGCCGACGCTGTCCGAAGCCGGGCTGCGCGGCTACAACTTCTCCAACTGGTTCGGCCTGGTCGCGCCCGCGGACGTGCCCGCCGACCGCATCCGCAAACTGAACGCCGACGTGCGCAAGGTGCTGGACGAGCCTGCCGTCAAGGATCAATTGGCGAAGATGGGCGCGGTGCCCGCCGGCAATACGCCGGAGGCGTTCGGCACGCAGATCCGCGACGATAGCGCGAAGTGGGCGCGCGTCATCAAGGAACAGAATATCCGCGCGCAGTAAGGGGAACAGGGCGCGGATTCAACCACATTCCATCACCGGAGATTTTTTCATGACCACCGCTCCCGCCAAGCCGCCGGCAGGCGCCTGTGATTGCCACGTGCACGTGTTCGGGCCCGCGTCCGACTACCCCTTCGATCCGGCGCGCACCTATACCCCCGGCGATGCGCCTTTGGAAGCGCTGGTCGCGCTGCATCGCGACCTGGGCATCGAACGCACGGTCATCGTCCAGCCCAGCCCCTACGGCGCCGACAATCGCTGCACGCTGGATGCGCTCGCGCGCCTGGACGGCAGGGGCCGCGGCGTGGCGGTCATCGACGCGTCCACATCGCAAGAGGCGCTGGCCGACATGCATCGTGCCGGCGTGCGTGGCGTGCGCGTCAACCTGGAAACCGCTGGCCAGCATGACCCCGGCGTCGCGCGCCGGCAGCTGCTGCGCACCGCCGAACGCGTCGCGCCGCTGGGCTGGCACGTGCAGACCTACACGAACCTGCCGACGATCGCGGCGCTGGACGGCGTATGGAACGACATGGCCACTCCGCTGGTGATCGACCACTTCGGCCGCGCCCAGGCCGCGCAGGGCATTTCGCAGCCCGGCTTCGAAACCCTGCTGACAGCGCTGGCGTCCGGCCGCGTCTACGTCAAGGTATCGGCCCCTTACCGCATCTCCACCGCGCCCGACCATGCCGATGCGGCCGCCATCGCGGGCGCGCTCATCGACGCGAATCCGGACCGCGTCCTGTGGGGCAGCGACTGGCCGCATCCGGGCACGGCGGCCGGCGTGCCCTTGAAGGTCGACGGCATCACACCGTTCAAGGACGTGGACAACCGCCGCGCGCTGGCCCGGGCCATGGCGTGGGCCGGCACGCCGGAACGCGTGCGCAAGCTGCTGGTGGACAATCCGGCGCGGCTCTACGACTTCTGACGCCATAACCGCGAAGGCGGGCCGCCGCCAGCGTCGCGCGCCTGGGCGCGCGGCAGCCATGGCGCATCCTGCGCGTGGCGGCGGCGGCCGCCGCGATCAGATAGCGGGCCAGGGCAAGCGATAGGACAAGCCGGCCAGGTCGTTCACCGTCCCGATGACCGTATCGAATCGCATCGTCGCGCGCCGTGCCAGGTCATACGGCGCCCAACGCGGCAGCCCGCCATGATTCGGATCGCCGCCGCGCGCGAAGGCGATCCACGCATGATGCATCGCGTTGGCGAGACCCTGGAATTCCGTTTCGTCCGCGCCCTTCAGCATCGGCGAATCGCGCCAATTGTCGCGATTGTTGAACACGAAGGGAATTTCCAGGCAATGACAGGACTTGAATCCCGGCGCCGGCGATTGCCAATCGAACTGATAGACGTAGGCCGGCCGGCCCGCCTTGGCCTGGCCTTCCGCCAGCCGCAGGCTGCCCATGCGGAAGACCTGGTCGGTCGTCAGGTCGCCCAGCATCGCGGCTGGACTCGGCACCGCGCGCATGCGGCGGAACTCGTCGTAGTAGTCGCTGTACCCGGCACCGCAGATGCGCTCGAAAACCTGCGTGGCGGCGGCCTCGTCGGCGTTAAGCACCGCCTGGTCCACGCAATGGAAAGCCGCCATTTCCTCGCGCGTCGTGCCGACCATGACGTC
Proteins encoded in this region:
- a CDS encoding amidohydrolase family protein, whose product is MTTAPAKPPAGACDCHVHVFGPASDYPFDPARTYTPGDAPLEALVALHRDLGIERTVIVQPSPYGADNRCTLDALARLDGRGRGVAVIDASTSQEALADMHRAGVRGVRVNLETAGQHDPGVARRQLLRTAERVAPLGWHVQTYTNLPTIAALDGVWNDMATPLVIDHFGRAQAAQGISQPGFETLLTALASGRVYVKVSAPYRISTAPDHADAAAIAGALIDANPDRVLWGSDWPHPGTAAGVPLKVDGITPFKDVDNRRALARAMAWAGTPERVRKLLVDNPARLYDF
- a CDS encoding DUF3303 domain-containing protein, producing the protein MLFLVISTPRPERPTTLIDSRSRYWDWMRPLLNSGLARSVHARVGRGAVALFDVDSNTTLHRLMNEWSDIIPAHFEVYPLLDEDTAKAYLATQTPSTGDAR
- a CDS encoding Bug family tripartite tricarboxylate transporter substrate binding protein, coding for MQRAAGPQEVDGLKGSGTKGNAPKESVLKEGVLKAAARTLLAAALALCAVGGARAETFPDKPVRMIVAFPAGGGTDIVARLIAERLTALWHQQVIVDNRGGAGGVIGTEAAARSAPDGYTILMATLGNLSINPHLYKMSIDPTKDLAPISNVVDVNFVLVVNPKVPARNVKELIELARKQPGQINFSSSGVGGAPHLAGELFNQMAGVKLAHIPYKGSAPSFTDLIGGQVSVTFDSLVQALPYIQAGKLRALAVLGDKRSDLLPDVPTLSEAGLRGYNFSNWFGLVAPADVPADRIRKLNADVRKVLDEPAVKDQLAKMGAVPAGNTPEAFGTQIRDDSAKWARVIKEQNIRAQ